CAGTCCCACGCCCTGATCCACCTCGTCCTCGGGGTGGGCGGGCTGATCATGGCCTTCCCGTTCCTGTGGCAGATCGTGATGTCGTTGTCCACCAACGCAGAGGTGCAGAGCGTCACCCCCACCTTCTGGCCCGAACACCTGCAGTGGCAGAACTACGCGGCGGTGTTCCAGCGGCTGCCGTTCCTGTCGCAGCTGTGGACCTCGGTGCTCATCACGGTGATCCGCACGCTCGCCCAGATCGTGCTGTGCACGCTGGCCGGCTACGCGTTCGCGCGCATGCGCTTCCGTGGCCGGGCGGTGCTGCTGGGGCTCGTGCTGTCGATCCTGCTGGTGCCCTCGCAGGCGTACCTGATCTCGCAGTACCAGATCGTGCAGAACCTAGGCTGGCTCAACACCCTGGCCGGCATCGTCGCGCCTGGGCTGTTCAGCGCGTACGGCACCTTCCTGATGCGCACGGCCTTCCTCAACCTCCCGGCGGAGCTGGAGGAGGCAGCGCGCATCGACGGCAGCGGGCCGTTGCGGACGTTCTGGAGCGTGCTGCTGCCGGTGGTGCGCCCGAGCATCAGCGTGCTCGCGATCTCGGCGGTGCTGTGGTCGTGGAACGAACTGCTCTGGCCGCTCGTGGTGTCCACGCGCGCCACGCAGATGCCACTGTCGGCCGCGCTGGCCACCCTGGCCGGCGACGTGACGGTGAACTACCCCGTGCTGATGGCCGCCAGCCTGCTGGCGATGGCGCCGATCCTGATCCTGTTCATCCTGCTGCAGCGCCGGGTGATCGACGGACTGGCGTCCTCGGGCTTGAAGTAACTGCCACTTGAAGAACTAGGCGAGCTGCTGCCGCACCGCCGACGCGAACCTCAACGGGGCCCCCGCGTCGGCGTTGCGGAAGCCCAGCGACGGTTCGGCCAGCTCCAGCTCCAGCACCAGCGGGTGCCCGTCCTCGCCGCGCACGATGTCCACGCGGGCGTAGAGCAATTCGGCGCGCAGGATGCCCATGAGCGAGCACGCGGCGTCCAGGGCGTCCTCCGCGACGGCGCGCACGCCGGACGCCGGGACGGCCGGGGCGAGCTTCTCCGTGAGGAACAGGCCCGACGGGTCGGTGCCGACCGAGCATCGCCGCTTTCGTGAAGGCGTGCGAATAAACGCCGCCGAAGTACACCAGCGCGATCTCGCCCTGGGTGTCCACACTGGACTGGTACGGCTGGATCACGGCGGTGCGGCCGTCGGCGTGCAGCGTGCGCAGGTGCTCGGCCGCACCGGCGGCGTCGGCCTCGAAGCGAGCGGCACCACGCGAACCCGCGCCGACCGAGGGCTTCACCACGAACGGCACCTTCGGCCACTTGGCCTGTTCGCCCGGTTCGACGAGCGTGGTCGGCACCGTGGGCACGCCCGCGTCGAGCAGCTCGACGAGGTAGGCCTTGTCGGTGTTCCAGCGCACGGCGGCGGCGTTGGCCAGCGTCGGCACGGTCTCGCACCAGTCGAGGAACTCGGCGCGGCGCTCGGGGTAGTCCCAGGTCGCGCGCAGCACCACGAGGTCGGCGGCCGAAAAGTCGGCGGCCGGGTCGTCCCAGACGGCCCAGCGGACGCTGAAGCCCAGGTCATCGAGGGCGGCCGCGGCGGCGGTGTCGTCGCCGTCGCCTTCCGGCATCTGCGCGCAGGCGACGAAAATCGCTTCGCGGTTCACCGGCCGGCTCGCGGGCCGGCCATCTTGCGGCGGTGGGCCGCGCCGATCTTGGTCGCCTTCACGGTCTCGCTGTCCCATTCGGCCGGTTCGAGGTCCTCGACCGCCTCGACGAGCGCCGTGCCCGTCTCCGGCGCCGGCACGATCACGTCGCCGAGGGCGCCGTCGGCTCCCACGAGCACCACGCGGGCGCCGATCCGGCCGATGTTCTCGACCACCGCGCGCGATGGTTTCCCGTGCCGCGCCACGAAGTCACGGGCGGCGGCCAGCTGCCGGCCGGTCGGTGCGGGGGGCGTCTGCTCGGTCTCCTCAGCCACGTCGGCGAGCTTAACCGGTCTCACCCGGTGACGCGGAACAAGCGTGGCGTCGGCCATAGTTGGCACTGGTGAGAGCCGAACCCGACGCGAGGAGGAAACATGCCGTCCGCTGTGCAGGTCAGGACGACCGGTGGTCCCGAGGTACTGGAGGTCACCGAGGTCGAGGTCGGCTCGCCCGGTGCCGGTGAGCTGCTGGTGGACGTGGCCGCGGCCGGCGTCAACTACATCGACACCTACCAGCGCCAGGGCATCTACCCGATCGACCTGCCGTTCGTGCTCGGTCTGGAGGGCGCGGGCACCGTGGCCGAGGTCGGGGAGGGCGTGACGGCGTTCGCCCCGGGTGACCGCGTGGCCTGGATGGGCTCGCTGGGCAGCTACGCGGCGCGCAAGGTCCTGCCCGCGGCCGCTGCCGTGAAGGTGCCCGCCGGCGTGTCCGACGAGGTCGCCGCCGCCCTGATGCTGCAGGGCGTCACCGCCCACTACCTCGTCCGCTCGACGTACGAGGTCAAGCCGGGCGACGACGTGCTGGTGCACGCCGCGGCCGGCGGCGTCGGCCTGCTGCTGGTGCAGCTGGCGAAGGCGCGGGGCGCCCGCGTGTTCGGCACGGTGTCCACCGAGGCGAAGGCCGAGCTGGCCCGCGGGGCCGGCGCCGACCACGTGATCCGCTATGACCGGGAGGACTTCGCCAAGGTCACGCGCGAGCTGACCGACGGCGAGGGCGTGCACGTGGTCTACGACGGCGTCGGCAAGGACACCGTCGACGGCAGTCTCGCCAGCCTGCGGATCCGCGGCATGCTCGCGCTGTTCGGCGCGGCCAGCGGCCCGGTGCCGCCGATCGACCCGCAGCGCCTCAACTCGGGCGGCTCGCTGTTCCTGACGCGCCCGACGTCCGGCCACTACGTCCGCACGCGCGAGGAGCTCGACTGGCGCGCGGACGAGCTGTTCGCCGCCGTGAGCGACGGTTCGCTCGACGTCCGCATCGGCGGCCGCTACCCGCTGGCCGACGCCCGCAAGGCCCACGAAGACCTGCAGGGCCGCCGGACGACCGGGAAGCTGATCCTCATCCCGTGACGCTCAGCCACTGACGCTGCCGCACCCCGGCCGTGCCGCACAGCCAGTGGCCCCGCCCACCCCAATGTGGCGTTGGTTGCGTTGGGCGCACCCAATGTGGCGTTCGGTGCGTTGAGCGCACCGAACGCCACATTGGGGCGCTTCGACGGCATGACGGGCGCGGGTGGCTCGCGAAAGGTCAGCTTTTGTCGTTCGGGACCGCGACGGCGTCAGTGACGAAAACGAGGGTCTCGTTTGGCGCGATGCCGTTGCCGCCCTGGCCGTAGCCGAGGTCGGGCGGGATGATCAGCAGCCGGCGGCCGCCCTGCTTGATGCCGACGAGGCCCTGGTCCCAGCCGGGGATGACCTCGCCTGCGCCGAGGTGCACGTCGAACGGCTCACCGCGGTCGAAGGAGCTGTCGAGCTTCTTCTTGTCCGACCAGGTGATCAGCGTGTAGTTCATCGACAGTTCCTGGCCGGCCTTGGCGCCGTTGCCGGTGCCCGGGACCAGGTCCTTCGTGATCAGCTTCTTCGGCGGATCGCAGTCGTCCGGGATGGTGATCGTCGGCGCCTGACCGAAGGTCCCGGTGGTCTTGATGTCGTCCGCGGTGCACTCGCGGCCCTTGCTCGCGGCACCCGCCGGGGCGACCAAGCTGGAGGGCGCGGCGGGAGCGGACGGCTGCTGGGCCACCGCGCCGGTCGCCGTGTCGTCGCCGCCACAGGCGGACAGGCTGAACGCCGCGGCCACGGCCACGGCGCCCACGGAGGCGATCTTGCCGATTCTCTGCATGCCGGAAACCCTAACCAAGCCCGGCGAGCGCCGGCACGGCGTCACCGGTCTGGACCACGCCGAGCCGCTGGGTCGCGCGCGTGAGGGCCACGTACAGGTCGTTGAGCCCGCGCGGTGATGCCGCGACGACCTCGTCCGGCGCGACCAGCAGAACGGCGTCGAACTCGAGGCCCTTGGCGCGTTCGACCGTGAGCACGCTCATGCGTTCGTCGGGTGTCAGCACCGCTTCCACGGCCGCGAGCCGGGCCACCGGTGTGAGCACGGCCACGGTGCCACCGTCCACTGCGGACAGCTCCTGCTCGACGAGGCCCGGCAGATCGGCGTCGAGGTCGCGCGTCGCCTTCGACCACGGCGCCACGCCCGTCTCGCGGACCGACGCCGGAGCCGCCAGGTTCACGTCGAGCTCGGCCAGCACGCGCGCGGCCACGGCCATGATCTCGGCCGGGGTGCGGTAGTTCACGGTGAGCTGCTCCAGGCGCCAGCGGTCGGCGACGTAGGGCGAGAGGACCTCGTCCCACGTGCGCGCTCCCCCGGCCGCGCCGGTCTGCGCGACGTCGCCGACGAGCGTCATCGAGCGGTTGGGCGAGCGGCGCATGAGCAGCCGCCAGTCCATGGCGGACAGTTCCTGGGCCTCATCCACGATCACGTGGCCGAACGTCCACGTGCGGTCCTGCGCGGCGCGCTGGGCCGCGGTCAGCTCGCTGCGCTCCTGCTGGCGTTCGGCGAACAGCTCGGCGTCGAGGACGTCGGACACCCGCAGGATCTCCTCGTCCTGGATCTCCTCGTCCTGCTCCAGGATGTGGAGCACGCCCTCGGCGTACGCGCGCTGCACGCGGTCGCGGCGGCGGCGCTCGGCGCGCTCCTCACTGTCGTCCTCGCCGAGCAGCTCGGCCAGCTCGTCGAGCAGCGGCACGTCGGCGGGGGTCCACTTTGCGTCGCGGCCGCTCTCCAGGTGCGCGCGATCGGCCTCGGACAGCAGCTTACCGGCCGCGCGATCGAGGCGTTCGCGCTCGGCGAACAGGTCGTCGAGCAGGCCTTCCGGCGTCAGTTTCGGCCACAGCTCGTTCACGGCGGCGGCCACGGCGGGGCTGGCGGCGAGCTCGGCGCGGATGTCCTGCACGTCCTTCGCGTCGAGCAGGTCCTCCCCCAGCTTGCGGGCGGCCTGGCGGGTGAGCGCGTCGAGCACGTCGGACACGAACAGGCGGCGCGCGAGGTTGTGGGGCCGGCGCGAGCGGCGGGCGCGGGTACGGGCCTCGACGCAGGTCTTGCGGTCGAGCTTGAGGATCTCCCGCTCGTGCTCGATCTCCACCACGGGCTCGGGCACGCGCTGGCGGTCGCGCACGGCGTTGGCGAGCACGTCGGCCATCACCAGGCGCCCCTTGACCTCCGCGGCTTCCGGCGCCTCGACGCCCTCGGCGTCGAGGCCTGGGTAGAGCTGCCCGATCGTGGCGAGGAGCACGCCGGTCTCGCCCAGCGACGGGAGAACCTGGCCGATGTAGCGCAGGAACGTGCTGTTGGGCCCGACCACGAGCACGCCACGCGTGGTGAGCTGCTGGCGGTGCGTGTAAAGCAGGTACGCGGCGCGATGCAGCGCGACGGCCGTCTTGCCCGTGCCCGGCGCGCCCTGCACCACCATCACCCCGCCGAGCGGCGCGCGGATGATCCGGTCCTGCTCGGCCTGGATCGTGGCGACGATGTCGCTCATCTCGCCCGTGCGCCGGCGTTCCAGCGCGGCCAGCAGCGCCGCCTCGCCCGCGAGCCCGAGGTCCTGTCCCTGGTCGGCGGCGGACAGGTCGAGGATCTCGTCGTCGAACCCCGTCACCTTCCGGCTCAGCGACCGCAGGTGCCGCCGCCGGCGCACGCCGTCCGGCGAGGCGGCCGTGGCGAGGTAGAACGGCCGCGCGACCGGCGCCCGCCAGTCCACCAGCAGCGGCTTGTAGTCGTCGTCCTCCTCGAACAACCCGAGGCGGCCGATGTAGGTCGTTTCTTCGGCGCTCTCGGGCACGAAGTCGAGCCGGCCGAAGCACAGCCCCTGCTCCACCGATCCGAGCTGCGCCAGCCGGTCGGAGTACAGCGTGGTGGCGACATCCCGCTCGGTGCGCGCCTGCGGGGTACCGCCGGCCTGCCGCAGCGTGGTGTCGAGGCGCCGCTGGGCCTCGGCCCGCTCGGCGTCGAGCTTCGCGTAGAGCGTCGTGACATACGCCTGCTCACGCGCCAGCTCGGCGGCGTACTCGGGCGTACCGTCCTCGAGGGCGCGGTCTGCTTCCCGGTCCGGGAACACGGACAAGAGTGATCCTGCTTTCGCATCGGGGAAAGGCGGCGGACAGCCGGAAAAGCACAACGGCCAACCAGACTACGCCATTCCCGAGCGCGGCTCAGCTGTCGCAGAGCCGGTGGAAGAGCCGCGCGGCCTGATCCGCACACCAAAACGCCGCCGGGCGGAAAGCCACGGCGGCGCTGCTGGTCAGCAAATCAGAACGGCAAGCCGAGCGTCGGCAACCCGATCGCCGAGTCCACGGCCAGCGCGACGAACACGATCATCAGGTACGTGTTCGAGCGGTGGAACAGCGACATCGGCTTCGTCTCTTCGCCGCGGCGGACCGCGGCCTGGAGGCGGTGGGCGTAGAAGAGGAACCAGGCGCCGGCGAGGACGGCGAAGGTGGCGTACAGCCAGCTCGTGACCGGCAGCAGCAGGAGGGTCCAGGCGACCATCACCCACGAGTAGATGACGATCTGCTTGGCGACGTGCTGCGGGGTCGCCACGACGGGGAGCATCGGGACGCCCGCGCGCTCGTAGTCGTCGCGGTATTTCATGCCCAGGGCCCACGTGTGCGGGGGCGTCCAGAAGAAGATGACGCCGAACATGACGAACGCGGGCCACTGCACGGTGCCGGACACGGCGGCCCAGCCGATGACCACCGGCATGCAGCCGGCGGCGCCGCCCCACACCACGTTCTGCGACGTGCGCCGCTTGAGGCCCAGGGTGTAGACGAAGATGTAGAAGAGAATCGTCGCGATCGCGAGGATCGCCGAGAGCAGGTTCACGGTGAAATACAGGACCGCGAACGAAGCGACGCCGAGGACGAGGCCGAAGATCAGCGCGTTGCGCCGCGGCACCGAGTCCTTCACCAGCGGGCGCTTCTTGGTGCGGTTCATCACCTTGTCGATGTCCGCGTCGATCACGCAGTTGAGCGCGTTGGCGCTGCCGGCGGCCATCGTGCCGCCCACGAGCGTGGCGAGCACGAGCCACGGCGACGGGATCTCGCGCCCGGCCAGGAACATCGCCGGGATCGTGGTGACGAGGAGGAGCTCGATCACCCTCGGCTTCGCGAGCGCGGCGTAGGCACCCACAACCTGGCGGACGGTTCGCCGGGCACTGATTCGCCGGGCACCACGCGGTCGTTCACCGGTCGGGTGTTCGGCGCTGGTGTTCTCACTGCGTCCGTGCGCAGCGTTCACCAACGACATTTCACTCCCAAGGTCAGTTCGGGGCCGGGCGACGATCCGGAAGACCGCGATGGAACTGGTGAAGCTCCCGGACCAGGCCCACCTTCGATGTTAGACGTGGCGAATCCGCCTGCGTGATCGAGGGTCCTCGACACGCCACGCCTGTCTTCTGCGTCACGCCACCGGGTTCACTCGCGACGACGACGGCGGCGCACGGTGTGTCCGGAAGGACCGTTCGCGGTGTCCGACGAGTCCGGTCGGTCCCCTCGATCGTCCCTTTTGCACGGTCCGTGACCAGCGGCGGACCGCAAGCGACCCGCATGGGCGGGATCACCTGCCCGGTTGGGACGGGCGCGGCTGTCGCGGCTGCCCGGAGCACACCCCACGCACTAGGCTGTCGCGGACGGGCCGCGTGGTACCCCGGCGCAGTGCTCCCAGCAGGAATATCGTCCCTTCGGGATCGATTGAGATTACTGGCAGTGCGCACCGGCTACACCACGACGGAAAGCAAGCGACAACCTCAGGACGGGGAGTTCGAGTTCAGTGTCCGAAACCGCCTCTACCAGCGAGAACAACCCTTTGCTCCGGCGTGACGTGCCCGCCGACTGGACCGGGACCGACTCCCGCGCCGTCGACACCGTCCGGGTCCTCGCCGCGGACGCCGTCGAGAAGGTCGGCAGCGGTCACCCGGGCACCGCGATGAGCCTCGCCCCGCTCGCCTACACGCTGTTCCAGCGGACCATGCGCCACGACCCGGCCGACCCGCACTGGCGCGGTCGCGACCGCTTCGTGCTCTCGGCGGGGCACTCCAGCCTCACCCTCTACATCCAGCTGTACCTCGCCGGCTACGGCCTCGAGCTCGAGGACCTCAAGCAGCTGCGCACGTGGGGCTCGCTGACCCCGGGCCACCCGGAGTACGGCCACACCAAGGGCGTCGAGACCACCACCGGCCCGCTGGGGCAGGGCCTGGCCAACGCGGTCGGCATGGCGATGGCCGCCCGTCGCGAGCGCGGTCTGCTCGACCCCGACGCCGCGCCCGGCGAGAGCATCTACGACCACCACATTTTCGCGATCGCCTCCGACGGCGACATCGAAGAGGGGGTGACCTCCGAGGCCTCGTCGATCGCGGGCCGTCAGGAGCTGGGCAACCTCATCCTCTTCTGGGACGACAACAAGATCTCCATCGAGGACGACACGAACATCGCGCTGTCCGAGGACACGGTCAAGCGCTACGAGGCCTACGGCTGGCACGTGCAGGTCGTCGACGGCGGCGAGAACGTCACCGCGATCGAGGAGGCCATCAAGGCCGCCAAGGCGGAGACCGGGCGCCCGTCGTTCATCGCGCTGCGGACGATCATCGGCTACCCGGCGCCCACGAAGATGAACACCGGCAAGGCCCACGGCGCCGCGCTCGGCGCCGACGAGATCAAGGCCGTCAAGGAGATCCTCGACTTCGACGTCGAGCGCACCTTCCAGGTCGACGACGAGGTCATCTCCCACACCCGCAAGGCGCTCGAGCGCGGCAAGCAGGAGCACGCCGCCTGGCAGGAGCGCTACGACGCGTGGGCCGCGGCGAACCCGGAGCGCAAGGCGCTGGCCGACCGGCTCGCCACCCGCACGCTGCCCGAGGGCTTCGCCGACAACCTGCCGCACTGGGACCCGGACCCCAAGGGCATCGCGACCCGCAAGGCCTCCGGCGAGGTCCTCAACGCGCTGCGCGACCCGCTGCCCGAGCTGTGGGGCGGCTCCGCCGACCTGGCGGAGAGCAACAACACCACGATGAAGGGCGCCGACTCGTTCGGCCCGGAGAAGGCCACCACGTCCGCGTGGAAGACGAACCCGTACGGCCGGACGCTGCACTTCGGCATCCGCGAGCACGCCATGGGCTCGATCCTCAACGGCATCGCCCTGCACGGCGGCACCCGCCCGTACGGCGCGACGTTCCTCATCTTCTCCGACTACATGCGCCCGCCGGTCCGGCTCGCGGCGCTGATGGGCCTGCCCACGCTGTACGTGTGGACGCACGACTCCATCGGCCTCGGCGAAGACGGCCCGACGCACCAGCCGATCGAGCAGCTCTCCGCGCTGCGCGCGATCCCGGGCCTCAACGTCGTCCGCCCCGCGGACGCCAACGAGACCGCGTACGCGTGGAAGGCCGTGCTGGAGGACGTCCACCACCCGTCGGGTGTCGCGCTCACCCGCCAGAACGTGCCGGTGCTCGAGGGCACCAGCGCCGAAGGCGTGAAGCGCGGCGGCTACGTGCTCGAAGAAGCGTCCAACGGCACCCCCGAGGTCGTGCTGATGGCCACCGGTTCCGAGGTCCAGCTGGCCGTCGCGGCCCGCAAGACCCTCGAGGCCGACGGCGTGCCGACCCGCGTCGTGTCGATGCCGTGCGTCGAGTGGTTCGACGCGCAGGAGCAGTCCTACCGCGACGCGGTGCTGCCGCCGGCCGTGAAGGCGCGCGTGTCCGTCGAGGCCGGGATCGCGCAGTCGTGGCACCGCTTCACCGGTGACGCGGGGGTGAACGTTTCGATCGAGCACTTCGGTGCTTCGGCCGACGCCGCCACACTGTTCCGTGAGTTCGGGTTCACCCCGGAGCACGTCGTCGAGGCCGCCCGTCGCTCGATCGCCAACACCAAGAACTGAATCTCCCGAAGGGACGGAAAAGAGTCATGAGCAACACTGATCGGCTCGCGCAGCTTTCGGAGGCGGGCGTCTCCATCTGGCTGGACGACCTCTCCCGCGAGCGCCTCAGCACCGGCAACCTCGCCGACCTCATCCGTGACAAGCACGTCGTGGGTGTCACGACCAACCCGACGATCTTCGCCAACGCGCTGTCCAACGGCGCGGCGTACGACGCGCAGGTCAAGGAACTGGCCGAGCGCGGCGCGGACCTCGACGCCACCGTCCGCGAGCTGACGACCAGCGACGTGCGCAACGCCGCCGACCTGTTCCGCGACGTCTACAACGCCACGAACGGCACCGACGGCCGCGTCTCCATCGAGGTCGACCCGCGCCTGGCGCGCGACACCGACAAGACGATCGCCGAGGCCAAGGACCTGTGGAAGGCCGTGGACCGGCCGAACCTGATGGTCAAGATCCCGGCCACCGACGAGGGCCTGCCCGCCATCACCGCGGCGCTGGCCGAGGGCATCAGCATCAACGTGACGCTGATCTTCTCCGTCGAGCGCTACGCGCAGGTCATCGACGCCTACTTCGCCGGCCTGGAGCAGGCGAAGGCCAACGGCCACGACCTCAAGGGCATCCACTCGGTCGCGTCGTTCTTCGTGTCCCGTGTGGACACCGAGGTCGACAAGCGCCTGAACAAGATCGGCACCGACGAGGCCAAGGCGCTGCTCGGCGAGGCGGGCATCGCCAACACCCGCCTCGCCTACGCCAAGTTCGAGGAGCTCTTCGCGAGCGACCGCTGGAAGGCGCTGGCCGCCGCCGGCGCCAACGCGCAGCGTCCGCTGTGGGCCTCGACCGGCGTCAAGGACCCGGCGTACTCCGACACCCGCTACGTCGACCAGCTCGTGGTCCGCAACGTCGTGAACACGATGCCGGAGAAGACCATGGACGCGGTGGCCGACCACGCCGAGCTCACCGGTGACACGGTGACCGGCCGCGGCGACGAGGCGCGGGGCGTGTTCGACAAGCTGAGCGCGGCCGGCATCGACGTGCCGGACGTGTTCGTGGTCCTCGAGACCGAGGGCGTCGAGAAGTTCGAGAAGTCGTGGCAGGAGCTGCTCGAGACCGTGACCGGCCAGCTGAACAAGGCGAAGGGCTGAAGCCAGACCATGACAGGGGACGAAACCGGCGTCGAGCTCGTCGACGCCGAACTGGCAGGCAAGGCGGCGCCGTTGGTCGAGCGCCTCGTCGCCGACCAGGCCGCGTCGAAGCTCGCCGCGCAGGACGCGACGCTGTGGGGCCCGGACGCCGAGTCCGAGGCGTCGATCCGGCTCTCGTGGACGTCGCTGCACAAGTCGTCGCGGCCGTTGATCGGTGAGATCGAGGCGCTGCGCACGGAACTGCAATCCGAGGGCGTGGACCGCGTGGTGCTCGCCGGCATGGGCGGCTCGTCGCTCGCGCCGGAGGTCATCGCCGCCACCGAGGGTGTCGCGCTGACCGTGCTCGACACGACCGACGCGGGCCAGGTCGCCGACGCGCTCGCGGGCGACCTCGAGCGCACGGTGATCGTGGTGTCGTCGAAGTCGGGCGGCACCGTGGAGACCGACAGCCACCGGCGCATCTTCGCGAAGGCCTTCACCGACGCGGGGATCGACGCGGCGCGGCGGATCGTGGTCGTGACCGACCCGGGCTCGCCGTTCTCGGAGCTGTCCGAAAAGGAGGGTTACCGCAAGACCTTCCTGGCCGACCCGCACGTCGGCGGCCGCTACTCGGCGCTGACCGCGTTCGGCCTCGTGCCGGCCGGCCTCGCGGGCGCGGACATCGCGCGCCTGCTGGACCAGGCCGCCGCGGTGGCCGCGGTGCTCGGCACCGACTCGGCCGACAACCCGGCGATCAAGCTCGCGGCCGCCTGGGCCGCCGCCCACGAGGGTGGCGCCGAGAAGGTCGTGCTGGCGGACACCGGTTCGGGCATCAAGGGTTTCCCGGACTGGGCCGAGCAGCTGATCGCGGAGTCGACCGGCAAGCTGGGCACCGGCCTGCTGCCGGTGGCCGTCGAGGGCCCCGAGGCCCCCGGCTTCGCCGACGCGAAGTCCGACGCGACCCCGGTCGCCGTCGGGCACCCGGAGGGTGCCGCGAAGATCTCGGTGACCGGCCCGCTCGGCGCGCAGTTCCTGTTGTGGGAGTTCGCGACCGCGCTCGCCGGCCGGCTGATCGGGATCAACCCGTTCGACCAGCCCGACGTCGAGGCCGCGAAGAAGGCCGCGCGCGCGTTGCTGGACGAGCCGGAGAAGCTGTCCGGCAAGGAGACTCCGGCCACTGTGGACGGTGCCGTCGAGGTGTTCGGCTCGGAAGGCGTTGCCACGGACGGAAAGCTGGTGGACGTGCTGCGCGCGTTCTTCGGCTCGGTCGCCGACGGCGGCTACTTCGCGGTGCAGGCCTACCTCGACCGGCTCGACGACGCGTCGACCTCCCTGCTGCGCGGCGAGATCGCCAAGCGCACCGGCGTGCAGACGACGTTCGGCTGGGGCCCGCGGTTCCTGCACTCCACCGGGCAGTACCACAAGGGCGGCCACCAGAACGGCAGCTTCCTCCAGATCACGGGCGCGGTCGCCGAGGACCTGGCTGTGCCGGACCGCCCCTACACCCTGGGACAGCTGCAGCACGCGCAGGCTCTCGGCGACGGTCAGGTCCTCG
The sequence above is a segment of the Amycolatopsis sp. 2-15 genome. Coding sequences within it:
- a CDS encoding carbohydrate ABC transporter permease gives rise to the protein MPRARRRQSHALIHLVLGVGGLIMAFPFLWQIVMSLSTNAEVQSVTPTFWPEHLQWQNYAAVFQRLPFLSQLWTSVLITVIRTLAQIVLCTLAGYAFARMRFRGRAVLLGLVLSILLVPSQAYLISQYQIVQNLGWLNTLAGIVAPGLFSAYGTFLMRTAFLNLPAELEEAARIDGSGPLRTFWSVLLPVVRPSISVLAISAVLWSWNELLWPLVVSTRATQMPLSAALATLAGDVTVNYPVLMAASLLAMAPILILFILLQRRVIDGLASSGLK
- a CDS encoding quinone oxidoreductase family protein, which codes for MPSAVQVRTTGGPEVLEVTEVEVGSPGAGELLVDVAAAGVNYIDTYQRQGIYPIDLPFVLGLEGAGTVAEVGEGVTAFAPGDRVAWMGSLGSYAARKVLPAAAAVKVPAGVSDEVAAALMLQGVTAHYLVRSTYEVKPGDDVLVHAAAGGVGLLLVQLAKARGARVFGTVSTEAKAELARGAGADHVIRYDREDFAKVTRELTDGEGVHVVYDGVGKDTVDGSLASLRIRGMLALFGAASGPVPPIDPQRLNSGGSLFLTRPTSGHYVRTREELDWRADELFAAVSDGSLDVRIGGRYPLADARKAHEDLQGRRTTGKLILIP
- a CDS encoding FKBP-type peptidyl-prolyl cis-trans isomerase translates to MQRIGKIASVGAVAVAAAFSLSACGGDDTATGAVAQQPSAPAAPSSLVAPAGAASKGRECTADDIKTTGTFGQAPTITIPDDCDPPKKLITKDLVPGTGNGAKAGQELSMNYTLITWSDKKKLDSSFDRGEPFDVHLGAGEVIPGWDQGLVGIKQGGRRLLIIPPDLGYGQGGNGIAPNETLVFVTDAVAVPNDKS
- a CDS encoding HelD family protein: MFPDREADRALEDGTPEYAAELAREQAYVTTLYAKLDAERAEAQRRLDTTLRQAGGTPQARTERDVATTLYSDRLAQLGSVEQGLCFGRLDFVPESAEETTYIGRLGLFEEDDDYKPLLVDWRAPVARPFYLATAASPDGVRRRRHLRSLSRKVTGFDDEILDLSAADQGQDLGLAGEAALLAALERRRTGEMSDIVATIQAEQDRIIRAPLGGVMVVQGAPGTGKTAVALHRAAYLLYTHRQQLTTRGVLVVGPNSTFLRYIGQVLPSLGETGVLLATIGQLYPGLDAEGVEAPEAAEVKGRLVMADVLANAVRDRQRVPEPVVEIEHEREILKLDRKTCVEARTRARRSRRPHNLARRLFVSDVLDALTRQAARKLGEDLLDAKDVQDIRAELAASPAVAAAVNELWPKLTPEGLLDDLFAERERLDRAAGKLLSEADRAHLESGRDAKWTPADVPLLDELAELLGEDDSEERAERRRRDRVQRAYAEGVLHILEQDEEIQDEEILRVSDVLDAELFAERQQERSELTAAQRAAQDRTWTFGHVIVDEAQELSAMDWRLLMRRSPNRSMTLVGDVAQTGAAGGARTWDEVLSPYVADRWRLEQLTVNYRTPAEIMAVAARVLAELDVNLAAPASVRETGVAPWSKATRDLDADLPGLVEQELSAVDGGTVAVLTPVARLAAVEAVLTPDERMSVLTVERAKGLEFDAVLLVAPDEVVAASPRGLNDLYVALTRATQRLGVVQTGDAVPALAGLG
- a CDS encoding heme o synthase; the encoded protein is MSLVNAAHGRSENTSAEHPTGERPRGARRISARRTVRQVVGAYAALAKPRVIELLLVTTIPAMFLAGREIPSPWLVLATLVGGTMAAGSANALNCVIDADIDKVMNRTKKRPLVKDSVPRRNALIFGLVLGVASFAVLYFTVNLLSAILAIATILFYIFVYTLGLKRRTSQNVVWGGAAGCMPVVIGWAAVSGTVQWPAFVMFGVIFFWTPPHTWALGMKYRDDYERAGVPMLPVVATPQHVAKQIVIYSWVMVAWTLLLLPVTSWLYATFAVLAGAWFLFYAHRLQAAVRRGEETKPMSLFHRSNTYLMIVFVALAVDSAIGLPTLGLPF
- the tkt gene encoding transketolase; the protein is MSETASTSENNPLLRRDVPADWTGTDSRAVDTVRVLAADAVEKVGSGHPGTAMSLAPLAYTLFQRTMRHDPADPHWRGRDRFVLSAGHSSLTLYIQLYLAGYGLELEDLKQLRTWGSLTPGHPEYGHTKGVETTTGPLGQGLANAVGMAMAARRERGLLDPDAAPGESIYDHHIFAIASDGDIEEGVTSEASSIAGRQELGNLILFWDDNKISIEDDTNIALSEDTVKRYEAYGWHVQVVDGGENVTAIEEAIKAAKAETGRPSFIALRTIIGYPAPTKMNTGKAHGAALGADEIKAVKEILDFDVERTFQVDDEVISHTRKALERGKQEHAAWQERYDAWAAANPERKALADRLATRTLPEGFADNLPHWDPDPKGIATRKASGEVLNALRDPLPELWGGSADLAESNNTTMKGADSFGPEKATTSAWKTNPYGRTLHFGIREHAMGSILNGIALHGGTRPYGATFLIFSDYMRPPVRLAALMGLPTLYVWTHDSIGLGEDGPTHQPIEQLSALRAIPGLNVVRPADANETAYAWKAVLEDVHHPSGVALTRQNVPVLEGTSAEGVKRGGYVLEEASNGTPEVVLMATGSEVQLAVAARKTLEADGVPTRVVSMPCVEWFDAQEQSYRDAVLPPAVKARVSVEAGIAQSWHRFTGDAGVNVSIEHFGASADAATLFREFGFTPEHVVEAARRSIANTKN
- the tal gene encoding transaldolase, with translation MSNTDRLAQLSEAGVSIWLDDLSRERLSTGNLADLIRDKHVVGVTTNPTIFANALSNGAAYDAQVKELAERGADLDATVRELTTSDVRNAADLFRDVYNATNGTDGRVSIEVDPRLARDTDKTIAEAKDLWKAVDRPNLMVKIPATDEGLPAITAALAEGISINVTLIFSVERYAQVIDAYFAGLEQAKANGHDLKGIHSVASFFVSRVDTEVDKRLNKIGTDEAKALLGEAGIANTRLAYAKFEELFASDRWKALAAAGANAQRPLWASTGVKDPAYSDTRYVDQLVVRNVVNTMPEKTMDAVADHAELTGDTVTGRGDEARGVFDKLSAAGIDVPDVFVVLETEGVEKFEKSWQELLETVTGQLNKAKG